A part of uncultured Treponema sp. genomic DNA contains:
- the tnpA gene encoding IS200/IS605 family transposase — MDEQSLAHTKWNCKYHVVFAPKYRRQIIYGKIKREVGKILRDLCERKGVEIIEAECCPDHIHMPVSIPPKYSISSIMGYLKGKSSLMIFDRFGNLKYKYGNRQFWCRGYFVDTVGRNKTAIEKYIRNQLMEDKALEQLEMKELFDPFTGEPAKGGK, encoded by the coding sequence ATGGATGAACAAAGTTTAGCCCATACTAAATGGAATTGCAAATATCATGTAGTGTTTGCGCCAAAGTATAGGCGACAGATAATTTACGGAAAAATAAAAAGGGAAGTAGGAAAAATACTAAGAGATCTATGCGAACGGAAAGGTGTGGAAATCATTGAGGCGGAATGCTGTCCCGACCACATACACATGCCCGTAAGTATCCCGCCCAAATACAGCATATCAAGTATAATGGGGTATCTAAAAGGAAAAAGCAGCCTTATGATATTCGATAGGTTTGGAAATTTAAAATACAAATATGGAAACCGGCAGTTTTGGTGCCGGGGATATTTCGTTGACACGGTAGGAAGAAATAAAACTGCGATAGAAAAGTATATCAGGAATCAATTGATGGAGGACAAGGCATTAGAACAGTTAGAAATGAAAGAACTGTTTGACCCGTTTACGGGTGAGCCGGCGAAAGGCGGCAAGTAA